In the Pygocentrus nattereri isolate fPygNat1 chromosome 19, fPygNat1.pri, whole genome shotgun sequence genome, one interval contains:
- the LOC108415035 gene encoding SLAM family member 5-like translates to MATTAQLTFVLFSFVSFSESSDVFGLVGSSFQLDTPHHVPVFDDLSWVFEGAKNVIKYYNETKKYKQHPAYEGRVEFNVETYSLTLKNLQKTDSGPYEAKANGAQNTVVVKYRLSVLDPVEAPVLASASHQLRNNICNITLTCRGHDLSLNSSCYNETCEEKEVTSPRGITLSLLVNGNSIICNNSNPVSWKKAILEMEELKQLCSDNAEHSTEEDELPLQLLLLAVAAIGIIILLVICISFYLCWRKSTGPTQCESTVYAEVQRNDAALEMHSTMYSTVQKKPPPTSIGQSRQTPAQRLISAEPCISSIYESVPDQTQPMKSGTIYTTISSLSKVN, encoded by the exons AATCCAGTGATGTGTTTGGATTGGTTGGCAGTTCTTTTCAACTAGACACACCACATCATGTACCAGTGTTTGATGACTTATCCTGGGTCTTTGAAGGAgctaaaaatgttataaaatattataatgaaacaaaaaaatataaacagcatCCTGCTTACGAAGGCAGAGTGGAGTTTAATGTAGAAACCTACAGTCTGACACTGAAGAACTTACAGAAGACTGATAGTGGACCGTATGAAGCAAAAGCAAATGGTGCACAGAATACAGTTGTTGTTAAGTACAGGCTTTCTGTGTTAG ATCCAGTGGAGGCCCCAGTCTTGGCTTCTGCCTCTCACCAGCTCCGCAACAACATCTGCAATATCACTCTCACCTGTAGAGGTCATGACCTGTCTCTCAACTCCAGCTGCTATAATGAAACCTGCGAAGAAAAGGAAGTGACATCACCCAGAGGCATCACCCTTTCTCTGTTGGTCAATGGCAACAGCATTATCTGTAACAACAGTAACCCAGTCAGCTGGAAGAAagctattttggagatggaaGAACTTAAACAACTCTGTTCTGATAACG CAGAACACAGTACAGAGGAAGATGAACTACCTTTACAATTGCTATTGCTTGCTGTGGCTGCCATAGGGATCATCATTCTTCTAGTTATCTGCATCAGTTTTTATCTTTGCTGGAGGAAATCAACAG GTCCCACACAGTGTGAGAGCACAGTCTATGCAGAAGTTCag AGAAACGATGCAGCACTGGAGATGCATTCTactatgtacagtactgtacagaaGAAACCGCCACCTACAAGTATTGGACAATCCAGGCAAACCCCTGCACAG CGCTTGATCTCAGCGGAGCCTTGCATTTCTAGCATCTATGAATCAGTTCCGGATCAG ACACAACCTATGAAATCTGGAACCATTTATACCACCATTTCCAGTCTCAGCAAAGTGAATTAA